One window of the Pseudomonas sihuiensis genome contains the following:
- a CDS encoding heavy metal response regulator transcription factor, with product MKLLVAEDEPKTGTYLQQGLTEAGFNVDRVMTGTDALQHALSEAYDLLILDVMMPGLDGWEVLRMLRAAGKDVPVLFLTARDGVEDRVKGLELGADDYLIKPFAFSELLARVRTLLRRGNGSPTQTTMKIADLEVDLMKRRAVRGGKRIDLTAKEFSLLELLLRRRGEVLPKSLIASQVWDMNFDSDTNVIEVAVRRLRAKIDDDFDLKLIHTARGMGYMMDAPE from the coding sequence ATGAAACTACTGGTAGCTGAAGACGAACCCAAAACCGGTACGTACCTCCAGCAAGGTCTCACCGAGGCTGGGTTCAATGTCGACCGGGTTATGACCGGTACAGATGCCCTTCAGCATGCACTTAGCGAAGCCTATGACCTGCTAATTCTGGATGTAATGATGCCTGGGCTGGACGGTTGGGAAGTGCTGCGCATGTTGCGCGCAGCAGGAAAAGACGTCCCCGTACTGTTCTTGACGGCACGCGATGGTGTGGAAGACCGCGTTAAAGGGTTGGAGCTGGGTGCGGACGACTACCTGATCAAGCCATTTGCTTTCTCAGAGCTTCTGGCCAGGGTCAGAACGCTGTTGCGCAGAGGTAATGGTTCGCCGACGCAGACCACCATGAAAATTGCCGATCTGGAAGTCGATCTGATGAAGCGACGTGCTGTCCGGGGCGGGAAAAGAATTGACCTGACGGCGAAGGAATTTTCACTACTGGAGTTACTGCTGCGCCGACGCGGTGAAGTGCTCCCGAAGTCGCTGATTGCCTCTCAGGTTTGGGACATGAACTTCGACAGCGACACCAATGTCATTGAGGTCGCGGTACGCCGGCTACGCGCAAAAATCGATGACGATTTCGATCTCAAGCTGATTCATACCGCCCGCGGCATGGGATACATGATGGATGCGCCGGAGTGA
- a CDS encoding co-regulatory protein PtrA N-terminal domain-containing protein, with the protein MKSLKPLLLVGSLLLSSMAWAEGGSDRVFERIQQMRDKAEAVLIQAEKAPVGERHVHMKEHMNMLEDIMSQLHNEHPAPNMSAEEHLAWMEKHDKLVDDVLAQMIREHKLMMADKECHR; encoded by the coding sequence ATGAAATCGCTGAAACCTTTGCTTCTGGTTGGTTCGCTACTGCTGTCTTCCATGGCTTGGGCCGAAGGGGGCAGCGACCGTGTATTCGAGCGCATCCAGCAGATGCGCGACAAAGCAGAAGCCGTGCTGATCCAGGCGGAGAAGGCCCCGGTCGGCGAGCGGCATGTGCACATGAAGGAGCATATGAACATGCTCGAAGACATCATGAGCCAGCTGCACAACGAACATCCCGCGCCAAACATGTCTGCCGAAGAGCATCTGGCCTGGATGGAAAAGCATGACAAGCTGGTAGACGACGTGCTGGCTCAAATGATCCGCGAGCACAAGCTAATGATGGCCGACAAAGAGTGCCATCGATAA